A stretch of the Lolium perenne isolate Kyuss_39 chromosome 3, Kyuss_2.0, whole genome shotgun sequence genome encodes the following:
- the LOC127345563 gene encoding transcriptional activator hap3-like → MNREDFINFSGFTQPGRISLPRASTSSTGSASGDSNAQEGLLPIANIGRIMKEVLPPEAKVSKRAKETIQECATEFIGFVTGEASERCRRERRKTVNGDDICHAMRSLGLDHYASAMHRYLQRYREGEELAAALNNRGTSPPLPDDDMIQIDVRAELSISRGHENHVRK, encoded by the coding sequence ATGAATAGAGAGGATTTCATCAATTTCTCTGGTTTTACTCAACCGGGGCGAATCAGCCTCCCTAGGGCATCAACTTCAAGCACAGGCTCAGCCTCCGGAGACTCCAACGCCCAAGAAGGCTTGCTGCCCATCGCCAACATCGGGCGTATCATGAAGGAGGTGCTGCCGCCGGAGGCCAAGGTGTCGAAGCGCGCCAAGGAGACAATCCAGGAGTGTGCCACGGAGTTCATCGGCTTCGTCACCGGCGAGGCCTCGGAGCGGTGCCGGCGGGAGCGTCGCAAGACAGTGAACGGCGACGACATATGCCACGCCATGAGGAGCCTCGGCCTCGACCACTACGCCAGCGCCATGCACAGGTACCTGCAAAGGTACCGCGAGGGCGAGGAGCTCGCAGCGGCGCTGAACAACCGCGGCACGTCGCCGCCCCTGCCGGATGATGACATGATCCAGATCGACGTCAGGGCCGAGTTGTCCATCTCCAGGGGCCACGAGAATCATGTCAGGAAGTGA